One Acinetobacter pullicarnis genomic region harbors:
- a CDS encoding HesA/MoeB/ThiF family protein: MNESQLLRYSRHLLLNEFEYDFQEKLNQATALVIGCGGLANACLPILAGAGVGHLVLCDDDLIELSNLPRQLGFSEADIGQAKVFSLEKYLTARNTTIQITAFKQQADADFLVKQIQHCDVIIDCTDNAKTRQLINQTAVHSKTPLVSASVIQFSGQVMVFDPRLDHSPCYACIYPNVISEDTSCTQNGVFSPLVHLIGAAQAAETIKVLTGLGDSSVGKVTQFEGLNFETYPLQLTKNPACPVCGNQR; encoded by the coding sequence ATGAATGAATCACAGCTCTTGCGCTATTCTCGTCATCTTTTACTAAATGAATTTGAATATGATTTTCAGGAGAAGCTCAATCAAGCAACCGCCTTAGTGATTGGTTGCGGTGGTTTAGCCAATGCCTGTCTCCCCATTCTTGCCGGTGCGGGTGTCGGTCATCTGGTGCTGTGTGATGATGATCTGATTGAGCTCAGTAATTTGCCACGGCAGCTAGGTTTTAGTGAAGCTGATATTGGCCAAGCGAAAGTATTTTCCTTAGAAAAATACTTAACTGCGCGGAATACAACCATCCAAATAACCGCATTCAAACAACAGGCGGATGCTGACTTTCTGGTTAAACAGATTCAGCACTGTGATGTCATCATCGACTGTACCGACAATGCTAAAACCAGACAGTTGATCAATCAAACCGCTGTTCACAGCAAAACCCCTCTGGTCAGCGCATCAGTGATTCAGTTTAGCGGACAAGTCATGGTCTTCGATCCACGACTCGATCACTCCCCTTGCTATGCCTGTATTTATCCTAACGTAATCAGTGAAGATACAAGCTGCACACAAAATGGCGTCTTTTCACCCTTGGTGCATCTGATTGGAGCAGCACAAGCCGCTGAAACCATAAAAGTTTTAACCGGCCTAGGAGACAGTAGTGTTGGCAAAGTCACGCAATTTGAAGGCCTCAACTTTGAGACCTATCCTCTGCAACTGACCAAAAATCCAGCCTGTCCCGTCTGTGGCAATCAGCGTTAA
- a CDS encoding tetratricopeptide repeat protein has product MQVFAEQAFSNQLLTQAQNGDTTAQLDLAEAYLYGNGIQRDTEQAEVWGIKSAENGNPKAMFWLAEGYTFYALFNQKNDKKDVLDNYQKAFKWYSKASALKHTDSMVELANLYTLKESGIEQNINKAFQLRQEAATLGNKQAMQDLALMYQKGVGVKQNKRLAQSWLNKSKK; this is encoded by the coding sequence ATGCAGGTATTCGCAGAACAGGCATTTTCTAATCAATTGCTCACTCAAGCCCAAAATGGTGATACCACAGCGCAACTCGACTTAGCAGAAGCCTATTTATATGGAAATGGTATTCAACGTGATACCGAACAAGCTGAGGTTTGGGGAATAAAATCTGCAGAAAATGGCAATCCTAAAGCCATGTTTTGGCTCGCAGAAGGTTATACATTTTATGCATTATTCAATCAAAAAAATGATAAAAAAGATGTGCTTGATAACTATCAGAAAGCATTCAAGTGGTATTCTAAAGCTTCAGCATTAAAGCATACGGATTCAATGGTTGAGCTGGCAAATTTATATACACTTAAAGAGAGCGGTATTGAGCAAAATATAAACAAAGCATTTCAACTTCGCCAGGAAGCAGCAACGCTTGGCAATAAACAAGCTATGCAAGACCTTGCGCTGATGTACCAAAAAGGTGTTGGCGTAAAACAAAATAAACGTTTGGCTCAATCTTGGCTAAATAAATCAAAAAAATAG